The Flavobacterium commune genome contains a region encoding:
- a CDS encoding group III truncated hemoglobin, with amino-acid sequence MKKDIENRTDVSLLVHTFYNKIRADKEISPYFNELIQDWDSHLEKLTDFWETNLFGIRKFKGNPIEVHNKMDEHFNGQISANEFGIWLNYWFQTLDSLFEGENVEILKRRARKMGSFLYLNMFKNRTKNTETQTCLPTGRLKKLCKS; translated from the coding sequence ATGAAAAAAGACATCGAGAACAGAACCGATGTTAGTCTTTTGGTTCACACCTTTTATAATAAAATAAGGGCTGATAAAGAAATTAGCCCTTATTTTAATGAACTCATTCAGGACTGGGATTCGCATTTAGAAAAACTGACTGATTTTTGGGAAACCAATTTATTTGGTATTCGAAAATTCAAAGGCAATCCAATTGAAGTTCACAATAAAATGGACGAACATTTTAATGGTCAAATCAGCGCAAATGAATTTGGGATTTGGCTTAACTATTGGTTTCAAACCTTAGACTCACTTTTTGAGGGAGAAAATGTGGAAATCCTAAAACGCAGAGCCCGAAAAATGGGTAGTTTTCTCTATTTGAATATGTTCAAAAACAGAACGAAAAATACAGAAACACAGACCTGTCTGCCGACAGGCAGGCTAAAGAAATTATGTAAATCTTAA
- the rpmA gene encoding 50S ribosomal protein L27, whose amino-acid sequence MAHKKGVGSSKNGRESESKRLGVKIFGGQAAIAGNIIVRQRGSKHNPGENVYISKDHTLHAKVDGIVKFQKKRDNKSYVSILPFEVEA is encoded by the coding sequence ATGGCTCACAAGAAAGGTGTCGGTAGTTCTAAGAATGGTAGAGAATCAGAATCGAAACGTTTAGGTGTTAAGATTTTTGGAGGACAAGCTGCTATCGCAGGGAACATCATCGTAAGACAAAGAGGTTCAAAACACAATCCAGGTGAAAATGTTTACATTAGTAAAGATCACACACTACATGCAAAAGTAGATGGAATTGTTAAGTTCCAAAAGAAAAGAGATAATAAATCATATGTTTCAATCCTTCCATTCGAAGTAGAAGCTTAA
- a CDS encoding DMT family transporter produces the protein MESKQLKWFYLLVLSLIWGSSFILIKKGLLGLSAIQVGSLRIIFASFFLLLIGFKSLMLIPKLKWKYIAITALFGTFFPAFLFAIAQTELDSSVTSILNSLTPLNTLAIGVLFFGIDFQRKQLWGLLIGLLGSLLLVYNGAQNNPEQNYYYALLIIMASFSYATNVNLIKRHLSDVSPVSITTGNFVVLLIPAILILLFSGFPEQIHLEKTQKAACFIMILGVLGTGIANILFFKLIQIASPVFAASVTYLIPVIALFWGLLDNEILTLVQFFGAFVILIGVYLSAKK, from the coding sequence ATGGAATCCAAACAACTAAAATGGTTTTATTTGCTGGTTCTTTCCTTAATTTGGGGTAGTTCGTTTATCCTTATAAAAAAAGGACTGTTGGGATTATCAGCCATTCAGGTAGGTTCGTTACGAATTATTTTTGCTTCTTTTTTTCTGTTGCTAATCGGGTTTAAAAGTCTAATGCTTATTCCGAAGTTAAAGTGGAAATACATTGCTATTACGGCTCTTTTCGGAACTTTTTTTCCTGCTTTTCTGTTTGCTATTGCTCAAACGGAATTAGATAGTTCAGTAACTTCAATTTTAAATTCTTTGACGCCATTGAATACATTGGCAATAGGAGTGTTGTTTTTTGGGATCGATTTTCAACGAAAACAACTTTGGGGATTGTTAATTGGGCTTTTAGGGAGTTTGCTTTTGGTTTATAACGGTGCGCAAAATAATCCTGAACAAAATTATTATTATGCTTTGTTGATTATTATGGCTTCGTTTAGTTATGCTACCAATGTTAATTTGATAAAAAGACATTTGTCTGACGTAAGTCCTGTAAGTATAACGACCGGGAATTTTGTGGTGCTTTTAATTCCGGCAATACTTATTTTGCTTTTTTCAGGTTTTCCGGAACAAATTCACTTGGAGAAAACACAAAAAGCAGCTTGTTTTATAATGATTCTGGGTGTTTTAGGAACTGGAATTGCTAATATTCTTTTCTTTAAATTAATACAAATTGCTTCTCCTGTTTTTGCTGCATCAGTAACTTATTTGATTCCTGTTATAGCACTGTTTTGGGGATTATTGGATAATGAAATACTAACGCTCGTTCAGTTTTTTGGCGCTTTTGTTATTTTAATCGGTGTTTATTTGAGTGCGAAGAAGTAA
- a CDS encoding 4'-phosphopantetheinyl transferase family protein → MPLFKKIQFNSVTAIYVWKIAEPLEQLFEEVSLNPKCQSRIEGMKSELHQRGFLSVRKLLNEAGYTDFDLYYDEFGKPHLHDGRHISITHSYEFSSIIISDETVGIDIELQREKIIRIADKFCDAEFQYLNREKTEEYVKKLTVIWGAKEAIFKIRNEKGISFKDHIAVSEFDLNQTETTASLHFNGVHKEFNVYFEEIEHFTLVYVLEK, encoded by the coding sequence ATGCCTTTATTTAAAAAAATACAATTTAATTCCGTAACCGCTATCTACGTTTGGAAGATTGCCGAACCCTTAGAACAATTATTTGAAGAAGTAAGTCTCAATCCTAAATGTCAATCTCGAATTGAAGGAATGAAATCTGAATTGCATCAACGTGGTTTTCTAAGTGTACGCAAACTTTTGAATGAAGCGGGTTACACTGATTTTGACTTGTATTACGACGAATTTGGAAAACCACATCTTCATGATGGAAGGCATATTTCAATAACCCATTCTTATGAATTTTCGTCAATAATTATTAGTGATGAAACGGTAGGGATTGATATTGAATTGCAAAGAGAGAAAATTATACGTATTGCCGATAAATTTTGCGATGCCGAATTTCAATATCTGAATCGTGAAAAAACTGAGGAATATGTTAAAAAACTAACGGTAATTTGGGGAGCCAAAGAAGCGATTTTCAAAATCCGAAACGAAAAAGGAATCAGTTTTAAGGACCATATTGCAGTTAGTGAATTTGATTTGAATCAAACCGAAACCACAGCAAGCTTACATTTTAATGGAGTTCATAAAGAATTCAATGTCTATTTTGAAGAAATAGAACATTTTACTTTAGTGTATGTTTTGGAAAAATAG
- a CDS encoding M16 family metallopeptidase: MKKTIMAISTALLFGGVATAQKITFEEYDLNNGMHVILHQDNSAPVVITSVMYHVGSKDENPNKTGFAHFFEHLLFEGTQNIKRGEWFNIVTANGGVNNANTSDDRTYYYEVFPSNNLELALWMESERLMHPVINQIGVDTQKGVIKEEKNSRYDNQPYGKIIEAVKENLFTNHPYRWTTIGSTEHLNSAKLEDFKAFNEKFYVPNNAVLVVAGDFEQGQAKEWIQKYFGPIKKGDEIKRETFIEKPITETIKATHIDPNIQIPMLVAAYRTPSMKTRDARILDFISSYLSDGKSSKLYKKIVDDKKKALQIGAVGFNQEDYGMYILYGLPMTNFTNEDLLREIDEEIVKIQTELISEKDYQKLLNQFENQYVNQNSSVEGIAENLAKYYLLYGDVNLINTDIDIYHSITREEIRAVAQKYLNPNQRLILDYIPSPEKNEN, encoded by the coding sequence ATGAAAAAAACAATAATGGCAATTAGTACTGCACTTTTATTTGGCGGTGTCGCCACAGCCCAAAAAATAACTTTCGAAGAGTACGATTTAAACAATGGCATGCACGTTATCTTACATCAGGACAACAGCGCTCCTGTAGTTATTACTTCGGTAATGTATCATGTAGGCTCTAAAGACGAAAACCCAAACAAAACAGGTTTTGCCCATTTTTTTGAACACTTATTATTCGAAGGAACCCAAAACATCAAAAGAGGCGAATGGTTTAATATTGTTACGGCAAACGGCGGTGTAAACAACGCTAACACTTCAGACGACCGAACCTATTATTACGAAGTTTTCCCTTCTAACAATTTAGAACTGGCGCTTTGGATGGAATCCGAGAGATTAATGCACCCTGTAATTAACCAAATTGGGGTTGACACCCAAAAAGGAGTAATTAAGGAAGAGAAAAATTCGCGCTATGACAACCAGCCTTACGGCAAAATAATTGAAGCTGTTAAAGAAAATTTATTCACCAATCATCCTTACCGCTGGACAACTATAGGCTCTACGGAACATTTGAATTCCGCAAAACTGGAAGACTTTAAAGCTTTTAACGAAAAATTCTATGTACCAAACAACGCTGTTTTAGTTGTAGCAGGCGATTTCGAACAAGGACAAGCGAAAGAATGGATTCAGAAATATTTTGGACCAATTAAAAAAGGAGATGAAATAAAACGAGAAACTTTTATCGAAAAACCAATAACCGAAACTATCAAAGCAACTCACATCGACCCAAATATTCAAATCCCGATGCTGGTTGCTGCTTACCGAACTCCGTCAATGAAAACCAGAGATGCACGCATTTTGGATTTTATCTCTTCTTATCTGAGCGATGGAAAAAGTTCGAAATTGTATAAAAAAATTGTAGATGACAAGAAAAAAGCACTGCAAATTGGCGCCGTAGGTTTTAACCAGGAAGATTATGGCATGTACATATTATATGGCTTACCAATGACAAACTTCACCAACGAAGATTTACTTAGAGAAATTGACGAAGAAATTGTAAAAATTCAAACAGAATTAATTTCTGAAAAAGATTATCAAAAACTACTGAACCAATTTGAGAATCAATATGTAAATCAAAACTCAAGTGTAGAAGGAATTGCCGAAAATTTAGCCAAATATTACCTGCTTTATGGCGATGTAAATCTTATCAATACCGATATTGACATTTACCACTCTATTACCAGAGAAGAAATTAGAGCCGTTGCCCAAAAATACCTAAATCCAAACCAGCGATTAATATTGGATTACATTCCTAGCCCTGAAAAAAACGAAAACTAA
- the ahcY gene encoding adenosylhomocysteinase has translation MSTTTTPYVAFKVKDISLAAWGRKEIELAEAEMPGLMALRAEYKDEQPLKGARIAGCLHMTIQTAVLIETLIALGAEVTWSSCNIFSTQDQAAAAIAAAGISVYAWKGLNEEEFDWCIEQTLFFGEDRKPLNMILDDGGDLTNMVIDRYPELVPGIKGLSEETTTGVHRLYERVKAGTLPMPAININDSVTKSKFDNKYGCKESAVDAVRRATDLMLAGKRVIVCGYGDVGKGTAASFRGAGSIVTVTEIDPICALQAAMDGYEVKKLDTVIANADIIITTTGNKDIVLGRHFEQMKDKTVVCNIGHFDNEIDMAWLNKNHGASKIEIKPQVDKYTINGNDIIILAEGRLVNLGCATGHPSFVMSNSFTNQTLAQIELWNNSAAYNNDVYMLPKHLDEKVAALHLAKLGVELEVLREDQAAYIGVDVKGPFKPEYYRY, from the coding sequence ATGAGTACAACGACTACGCCATATGTGGCTTTCAAAGTAAAAGACATTTCTCTAGCGGCTTGGGGAAGAAAAGAAATTGAACTAGCTGAAGCTGAAATGCCAGGTTTAATGGCCCTTCGCGCTGAATATAAAGACGAGCAACCGCTTAAAGGTGCTCGTATTGCAGGATGTTTACACATGACGATCCAGACTGCAGTTTTAATTGAAACTTTAATTGCTCTTGGTGCTGAAGTTACCTGGTCTTCTTGTAACATTTTCTCTACTCAGGATCAGGCTGCTGCTGCAATTGCTGCTGCCGGAATTTCAGTTTATGCATGGAAAGGTCTTAATGAAGAAGAATTTGACTGGTGTATTGAGCAAACTTTATTCTTTGGCGAAGATAGAAAACCATTGAACATGATTCTTGATGATGGTGGAGATTTAACTAATATGGTTATTGATCGTTACCCTGAATTAGTTCCTGGAATCAAAGGATTGTCTGAAGAAACTACAACAGGTGTTCACAGATTGTACGAAAGAGTAAAAGCCGGAACTTTACCAATGCCTGCAATCAACATTAACGATTCTGTTACTAAATCTAAATTTGATAACAAATACGGATGTAAAGAATCCGCTGTAGATGCCGTACGTCGTGCAACTGACTTAATGTTAGCTGGAAAAAGAGTTATCGTTTGCGGATACGGTGACGTTGGAAAAGGAACTGCTGCTTCTTTCAGAGGTGCTGGTTCTATTGTAACTGTTACTGAAATTGACCCAATTTGTGCTTTACAAGCTGCGATGGACGGTTATGAAGTTAAAAAATTAGATACTGTAATTGCTAATGCTGATATCATCATTACCACTACAGGAAATAAAGATATTGTTCTTGGACGTCATTTCGAACAAATGAAAGACAAAACTGTTGTTTGTAACATTGGTCACTTCGACAACGAAATTGATATGGCTTGGTTAAACAAAAACCACGGTGCTTCTAAAATCGAAATCAAACCTCAGGTTGACAAATATACTATCAACGGTAATGACATCATCATTTTGGCTGAAGGTCGTTTAGTAAACCTTGGTTGTGCTACAGGTCACCCAAGTTTTGTAATGTCTAACTCATTTACAAACCAAACTTTGGCTCAAATCGAATTATGGAATAACAGCGCTGCTTACAACAATGACGTTTACATGTTACCTAAACATTTAGATGAAAAAGTTGCTGCTTTGCACTTAGCTAAATTAGGAGTTGAATTGGAAGTTCTTCGCGAAGATCAAGCTGCTTACATTGGTGTTGATGTAAAAGGTCCTTTCAAACCGGAATATTACAGATACTAG
- a CDS encoding outer membrane beta-barrel protein, with protein MSKYLSLLFFFAFSFYATAQSNYILKGKVLNINNQLPLESATVYISTVKDSTILEYTLTDKNGNFNFAVKKNEKPVFLKVTYVGFETFAEEQKEINTNKDFNNIYLAESVNTLKEVTIKGEDPPIRIKNDTIEFKANLFKVRPDANVETLLKQLPGMEVDSDGKITANGKEVTQVLVNGKPFFDRDGAMALKNLPAEIINKVQVSDFKTKKEEYSKDQAASDNASINLTIDEDKNKGYFGKFLGGYGTDDRYESSFIVNFFNNNRKISLLGSSNNINAPGFSMDEVFDNMGGGRNNQGSTINRGQANGITTSNLLGINYSDELFKDFQTTASYDYSDRKTENRNTTNKANVELEYKISPTMRLFVSPRFNSSISENFSDSNRRSINTTDDIVTNAFTSESTNKNESNSFSNSINFNKSFEKKARNLSFVFNNNNNSSNSNGFVDSKTFRSRENDTIFRDQNTRNKGINDSYSAEIEFTEPVTDSIRFRIGMEYNFQNSINDNKTFDNTGTITDKIFTDLNDEQTTYITSKQRSITPKAGIRFEKNKFTFDINSSTNIIQYDNYSDYLGEIIDLRKKYVLPNGSAQIRYRADRSKFFTVRYNYNQSLPSASQLLPIQNVSNTLNTITGNPNLNPTEAHSANINYRNFDFRTRSGYNLYFRANYYNNDIIATSNFDENNIRRTSYENVSGIYSFSGGGSWNKSIKKEENLLRYGLALNTSYSYSKEFTNNILYGAKSTGISPRIYLNYDYGQFFTIAPSYNFSYNETQYELSTLNSRSNVVHRLNLQTTSYWPTNWIWGNDFGYTYNSINQEFYLWNTSLSYTFLDKAFVAKVKIYDVLNQNQSITRNISSSAITDSENTVLRRYAMFSLTYKIQNFSGMKNPPGRRNRNMEGMDRGGERPEGFGGGFGGGGQRMMD; from the coding sequence ATGAGTAAATACTTATCATTACTGTTCTTTTTTGCTTTTTCTTTTTATGCTACTGCGCAAAGCAATTATATCTTAAAAGGAAAAGTTCTAAACATTAACAACCAACTTCCTTTGGAATCGGCTACTGTGTATATCAGTACTGTTAAAGATTCTACTATTTTGGAATACACCTTAACAGACAAAAACGGAAATTTCAATTTTGCAGTTAAAAAAAATGAAAAACCCGTATTTTTAAAAGTAACCTATGTAGGATTTGAAACCTTTGCCGAAGAGCAAAAAGAAATCAATACCAACAAAGATTTCAACAACATTTACCTTGCCGAATCAGTAAACACACTTAAGGAAGTCACCATAAAAGGAGAAGATCCTCCAATCCGAATTAAAAATGACACTATTGAATTCAAAGCTAACTTATTCAAAGTTCGTCCAGACGCTAATGTGGAAACATTATTAAAACAACTTCCGGGAATGGAAGTGGATAGTGATGGAAAAATTACCGCTAATGGTAAAGAAGTGACTCAGGTATTAGTAAACGGAAAACCATTTTTTGACCGTGATGGTGCCATGGCCTTAAAAAACCTTCCTGCCGAAATCATTAATAAAGTTCAGGTTTCTGATTTCAAAACTAAAAAAGAAGAATATTCTAAAGACCAGGCAGCATCCGATAACGCCAGCATTAACCTGACAATTGACGAAGATAAAAACAAAGGTTATTTTGGTAAATTCCTTGGCGGATACGGTACTGACGACCGTTACGAATCCAGTTTTATTGTAAACTTTTTTAACAATAACAGAAAAATAAGCTTATTAGGATCTTCTAACAATATCAACGCTCCCGGATTCTCTATGGATGAAGTTTTTGATAATATGGGTGGAGGCCGAAACAACCAGGGTTCTACAATTAACAGAGGGCAAGCCAATGGCATTACAACATCTAATTTATTAGGAATAAACTATTCTGACGAATTATTTAAAGATTTTCAAACTACTGCCAGCTACGATTATTCTGATAGAAAAACAGAAAACAGGAACACAACTAACAAAGCCAATGTAGAATTGGAATACAAAATATCGCCTACGATGCGATTATTTGTCTCCCCAAGATTCAACTCTTCTATATCAGAAAATTTTTCAGATTCAAACAGAAGAAGTATCAATACAACAGATGACATAGTAACGAATGCTTTTACATCAGAATCAACTAATAAAAACGAATCCAACAGCTTTAGCAACTCGATCAACTTCAACAAATCCTTCGAGAAAAAAGCCCGAAATTTAAGCTTTGTATTTAACAACAATAACAACAGTTCCAATTCTAATGGTTTTGTGGATTCAAAAACATTTCGCAGCCGGGAAAACGACACTATTTTTAGAGACCAAAACACCCGAAACAAAGGGATTAATGATTCGTATTCAGCCGAAATTGAATTTACAGAACCCGTAACCGATTCGATTCGTTTTAGAATAGGTATGGAATACAATTTCCAAAATTCCATTAACGACAATAAAACCTTTGACAATACCGGAACAATTACTGATAAAATCTTTACTGATTTAAACGATGAACAAACCACTTACATTACTTCTAAACAAAGGAGCATCACACCAAAAGCCGGAATTCGATTTGAAAAAAATAAATTTACTTTCGACATTAATTCTTCTACCAATATCATACAGTACGACAACTATTCAGACTATCTGGGAGAAATAATCGATTTAAGAAAAAAATATGTTTTACCTAACGGTAGTGCCCAAATTAGATACCGAGCCGACAGATCTAAATTTTTCACTGTTAGATACAACTATAATCAGTCTCTGCCATCAGCCTCTCAATTGCTTCCTATACAAAACGTATCTAATACTTTAAATACCATCACAGGAAATCCAAATTTGAATCCTACAGAAGCCCACAGTGCTAATATCAACTATAGAAATTTTGATTTCCGCACCCGATCCGGCTACAATTTATACTTTAGAGCTAATTATTACAACAATGATATAATTGCGACTTCAAACTTTGATGAGAACAACATCAGAAGAACCAGCTATGAAAACGTATCCGGTATTTACTCTTTTTCAGGGGGAGGTAGCTGGAATAAATCCATCAAAAAAGAAGAAAACTTATTACGCTATGGACTAGCTTTAAACACCAGTTATTCCTACTCAAAAGAATTTACTAACAACATATTATATGGTGCAAAATCTACCGGAATTTCACCAAGAATTTACCTTAATTACGATTATGGTCAATTTTTCACTATTGCTCCTTCTTATAATTTCTCATACAATGAAACGCAATACGAACTTAGCACACTTAATTCCAGATCCAATGTAGTACACCGACTAAATCTTCAAACTACAAGTTACTGGCCAACTAATTGGATTTGGGGGAATGATTTTGGATACACTTACAATTCTATCAATCAGGAATTCTACTTGTGGAATACCAGCTTATCCTATACTTTCTTAGACAAAGCATTTGTAGCCAAAGTAAAAATATACGATGTTTTAAACCAAAACCAAAGCATTACCAGAAACATATCCTCTTCAGCAATTACCGATAGCGAGAATACTGTTCTAAGACGTTATGCTATGTTTTCTCTTACCTATAAAATCCAGAATTTCTCAGGAATGAAAAACCCTCCGGGAAGAAGAAACCGAAACATGGAAGGTATGGACAGAGGAGGCGAACGACCTGAAGGTTTTGGCGGCGGCTTTGGCGGTGGTGGCCAAAGAATGATGGATTAA
- the rplU gene encoding 50S ribosomal protein L21 codes for MYAIVEIAGQQFKVSKDLKVYVHRLASEEGSKVSFDKVLLLDDNGNVTLGAPAIEGASVEAKVLQHLKGDKVIVFKKKRRKGYKKRNGHRQYLTQIVIEGITAAGAKKAASKKAAVEATTEEVEAPKKKVAKAKKEDTQE; via the coding sequence ATGTATGCAATCGTAGAGATAGCAGGGCAACAATTTAAAGTAAGCAAAGACTTAAAGGTTTATGTTCACCGTTTAGCTAGCGAAGAAGGATCAAAAGTTTCTTTTGATAAAGTTCTTTTGTTAGACGATAATGGGAATGTAACTTTGGGCGCCCCAGCTATAGAAGGTGCTTCAGTAGAAGCTAAAGTGTTACAACACTTAAAAGGAGACAAGGTTATCGTTTTCAAAAAGAAAAGAAGAAAAGGGTACAAAAAGAGAAATGGTCACAGACAATATCTTACTCAAATTGTAATTGAAGGTATTACTGCAGCAGGTGCTAAGAAAGCAGCTTCTAAGAAAGCAGCAGTTGAAGCAACTACAGAAGAAGTTGAAGCTCCAAAGAAAAAGGTAGCTAAAGCTAAAAAAGAAGATACTCAAGAGTAA
- a CDS encoding Crp/Fnr family transcriptional regulator: MIAIELLEKYNGIIKNYKSGYTIFEEGKQPTHYYQIISGEVKMNNYNDEGKEFIQGIFYKNQCFGEPPLFIDQVYPANAVAVTDSELIIITKDKFFELLKNNSEISLNIIKNLSQRLYYKSVMAAEISSQDPEHRVLRLIDYSIEQLNFKKEEAGFLINFTRQQIGDLTGLRVETVIRAIKSLEKKGDLKIINRKVYR; this comes from the coding sequence ATGATTGCAATTGAATTGCTCGAAAAATACAACGGCATTATAAAAAACTACAAAAGCGGCTATACTATTTTTGAAGAAGGCAAACAGCCAACGCATTATTACCAAATCATTTCGGGCGAAGTAAAGATGAACAATTACAATGATGAGGGCAAAGAATTCATTCAGGGAATTTTCTATAAAAACCAGTGTTTTGGTGAACCACCTTTATTTATCGATCAGGTTTATCCGGCGAATGCTGTTGCTGTAACAGACTCCGAATTGATTATAATTACAAAAGATAAATTCTTTGAATTACTAAAAAACAATTCCGAAATCAGCTTGAACATCATCAAAAATCTTTCGCAACGGCTATATTACAAATCGGTTATGGCTGCCGAAATTTCCTCTCAGGATCCGGAGCACCGCGTACTGCGACTAATAGATTATTCAATCGAACAATTGAATTTTAAAAAAGAAGAAGCCGGTTTTCTAATCAATTTCACCCGACAACAAATAGGAGATTTAACTGGTTTAAGAGTCGAAACCGTTATACGGGCTATAAAATCTCTGGAAAAAAAAGGCGATTTAAAAATAATTAACCGAAAAGTATATCGCTAA
- a CDS encoding M16 family metallopeptidase has protein sequence MKKSSILLILILVSAIMQAQERKQPIAGKPPVVNIKKPQSFTLANGLTVMIVENHKLPKVTYNLTIDNPPFAEGNKKGVDELCSNLIGNGSTKISKEDFNEEIDFMGATIDFSSSSAHASSLSKFSKRTLELLAYGALDPNFTQEELDKEKAKLIESLRSQEKSVSSIASRMVNALSFGKNHPSGEFITEESLSNITLEDVIKNYNNNFAPQNAYLAIVGDIKYNEIKPIIEELFGSWKKTDISKSIYPDPVNVPTTQINFIDVPNAVQSEISVVNTYNLRMNHKDFFPAVIASYILGGGFNSYLNMNLREAHGWTYGASTNIGAGKYVTNIRSASAVKNNVTDSAVVEFIKEIKKIRTEKVTTEQLNNAKAGYIGRFVMKAEKPESVARYALNTKTEDLADDFYENYIKTINAVTKEDVLAAANKYFLIDNSRIIIVGKAKEVIPGLEKLNIPISYFDKYGNPVEKPQF, from the coding sequence ATGAAAAAATCAAGTATATTACTCATTCTAATACTAGTCTCAGCAATCATGCAAGCACAAGAACGCAAACAACCTATAGCCGGAAAACCACCAGTTGTCAATATCAAAAAACCACAAAGTTTTACCTTAGCTAACGGACTCACTGTAATGATTGTTGAAAACCACAAACTCCCTAAGGTCACTTACAACCTTACTATTGACAATCCACCATTTGCCGAAGGAAACAAAAAAGGAGTTGATGAATTATGCAGCAACCTTATAGGAAACGGCAGCACTAAAATATCCAAAGAAGACTTTAACGAAGAAATCGATTTTATGGGAGCCACAATAGATTTCAGCTCCAGCAGTGCCCATGCCAGCTCGCTTTCTAAATTCTCAAAACGCACCTTAGAACTTTTAGCCTATGGCGCTTTAGACCCTAATTTCACTCAGGAAGAACTTGATAAAGAAAAAGCCAAACTAATAGAAAGCTTACGCTCTCAGGAAAAAAGTGTTTCGTCCATTGCCAGCAGAATGGTTAATGCGCTTTCTTTTGGAAAAAATCATCCTTCAGGCGAATTCATCACCGAAGAAAGTTTATCCAATATCACCCTGGAAGATGTCATCAAAAACTACAACAACAATTTCGCCCCTCAAAACGCTTATTTAGCAATTGTTGGAGATATTAAATACAACGAAATCAAACCGATAATCGAAGAACTTTTTGGTTCCTGGAAAAAAACAGACATCTCTAAAAGCATCTATCCTGACCCGGTAAACGTACCAACAACTCAAATTAATTTTATCGATGTTCCTAATGCCGTTCAATCAGAAATCTCAGTAGTAAACACCTACAATTTAAGAATGAACCACAAAGATTTTTTCCCTGCGGTAATTGCCAGTTACATTCTGGGAGGAGGTTTCAACAGCTACCTAAACATGAATTTAAGAGAAGCTCATGGCTGGACTTATGGTGCCAGCACTAATATTGGGGCCGGGAAATATGTAACCAATATCAGATCGGCATCGGCAGTAAAAAACAATGTAACTGATAGTGCCGTTGTAGAATTTATCAAAGAAATCAAAAAAATAAGAACCGAAAAAGTAACTACCGAGCAGCTTAACAATGCAAAAGCAGGTTACATTGGCCGATTTGTAATGAAAGCCGAAAAACCGGAATCGGTTGCCAGATACGCTTTGAACACAAAAACAGAAGACTTAGCTGATGATTTTTATGAAAACTACATCAAAACCATTAACGCAGTCACTAAAGAAGATGTATTAGCTGCCGCAAACAAATATTTTTTAATAGACAATTCGCGAATAATTATTGTAGGTAAAGCCAAAGAAGTTATTCCCGGATTAGAAAAACTCAACATTCCTATTTCTTATTTTGACAAATATGGAAATCCTGTAGAAAAACCTCAATTCTAA